In Aeromicrobium sp. A1-2, the DNA window CGAGATCTCCTTGTCGTGGACCCAGGCACCCTCCTTCGCGAGCTTGTACGGACCGTTGCCGACCGGGTTCTCGCCGAAGGCCTCGAAGTCCTTGAACGCGGCTTCGGGGAGCGGGTAGAACGCCGAGTAGCCCAGACGCGCCGGGAAGTCGGCCTCGGCCTGGTTGAGCTCGATCGTGAAGGTTGCGTCATCGACGACCTTCAGGCCCGAGAGCGTCTTGGTGGTGGGCTTCTCGGCCTGCACCTCGTCGAAGCCCTTGATCGGGTAGTAGAAGTAGCTGCTCAGTCGCCCGTTCGTGCTGAGCGCTCCGTCGTTCCAGGCGTCGACGAAGGACTTGGAGGTGACGGGGGTGCCGTCGCTGAACTTCCAGTCGGTGTTGATCGCGACGGTCCAGGTCTTGTTGTCGTCGGACGTGATCGACTTGGCGACCTCCATCTTGGAGCTGCCGTCGGCTTCGTAGGCGATGAGACCGGCGAAGAGCAGGTCGATGACGTTGCCGCCACCCGTCTCGTTCGTCGCGGACGGGATCAACGGGTTCTGCGGCTCCGAGCCGTCCACGTTGATGACTGCGTCGGTGCTGGCTCCGCTGCTGCTGCCGCCGCTGTCGCTGCCGCCGCAGGCGGCCAAGGTCAGGCCTGCCACGGTGAGCAATGCCACACCCGCAAGGCGTGTTCGCCTGGTGAGTCGCATACTTCCTCCTGTGTTCGAGAGTGCGCGCACGCGTGTGCGCCCCCTATTGCTATCACCGAGACGGGCACCCGGCACAGCGTTAATGGGCTCCGTAATCAAAGTGTTACCAAAAGGTACGAGTCAGTCCTCACCAGCAAGTCAATAGCTCTGCTGAGTCATAGCTCATGGTCCTCGAAGGTCACTGTCCACATGCCGGACGGGAACTGCAGGGTAAAACAGCATCGGCCGGCCCCCCATCTTGGGGAACCGGCCGATGTAGGTGCTGAGCTCAGCCCTTGCGCTTCTTGATCTCTTCCGTGGCCTGTGGGAGGACGGCCTTCAGGTCACCGACGACACCGAAGTCGACGAGCTCGAAGATCGGAGCCTCGTCGTCCTTGTTGACCGCGATGATCGTCTTGGACGTCTGCATGCCGGCGCGGTGCTGGATCGCACCCGAGATGCCGTTGGCGACGTAGAGCTGCGGCGACACGGTCTTGCCGGTCTGACCCACCTGGAACGAGTGCGGGTACCAGCCGGAGTCGACCGCGGCGCGCGAGGCGCCCACGGCGGCACCGAGGCTGTCGGCGAATGCCTCGACCTCGGTGAAGTCGCCGCCCGTGCCACGCCCGCCGGAGACCACGATGGCGGCCTCGGTGAGCTCGGGGCGACCCGAAGCCTCCTTGACCTTGCTCGAGGTGATCTTGGCGGTCTTGGCGACGTCAGAGACGTCGGCCGTGACTGCCTCGACGGCGCCGGCGCCGGCTACGGCCTCCGGCGTCGTGGAGTTGGGCTTGACCGTGATGACCGGTGCGCCCTGGGTGGACTGCGCCTTGACGGTGAAGTTGCCGGCGAAGACCGACTGCGTCGTGGTGATGGTGCCTCCGTCGACCTGGACGTCGACCGCGTCGCCGATCCAGCCCGACTCGGTCTTCAGCGCCACGCGGGCGCTGATCTCCTTGCCCTCGGCGCTGGCGCCGACGAGCACGGCGGCCGGGCTCTTGTCGGCGACGAGCTGCGCGAGCGCCTCGGCCTTGGGGGCGACCAGGAAGTCGGTGTAGACGGCGTCGTCGTACGTGTAGATCTTCTCCGCGCCGTACTCCGCGAGCACGCCGTTGTCGGCAGATCCGAAGACCACCGCGGAGGGCTCACCGATGCGGCGGGCGATCGTGAGCAGCTCGAGCGAAGGCTTGGTGACCTTGCCGTCGGGGGCGTCGATCAGAACGAGTACTTCAGTCATGTGTCAGTGCCCTTCTCAGACGAACTTCTTGGCGGTGAGGAACTCGACGAGCTTGGCGCCGCCGTCTCCCTCGTCCGTGACGATCTCGCCGGCGGTGCGCGGCGGGCGGGGCTCGAACGACTCGACCTTGGTCCAGGCGTTGTCCAGGCCGACCGAGCCGGCGTCCAGACCCAGGTCGGACAGCGTCCACTCCTGGACGTCCTTCTTCTTGGCGGCCATGATGCCCTTGAACGACGGGTAGCGGGCCTCGCCGGTCTGGTCGGTGACGCTGACCACGAGCTTGCCGCTGGCCTCGATGTCCTGCGTCGCCACATCGCCATCGCGACGGATCTTGACGGTGTCACCGTCGACCGTGATCTCCGAGGCGTACGTCACGGCCGGAACGCCGAGGCGCTCGGCGACGAGGGTCGGGACGACGCCGAGACCGGCGTCGGTCGACGCCATGCCGAAGAACACCAGGTCGTAGTCGAGCTTCTTGATGGCTTCGGCGAGCACGAGCGACGTGGCGAACGCATCCGAGCCGTGGATCGCGTCGTCCTGCACGTGGACGCCGGCGTGGGCACCCATCTGCAGTGCCTTGCGAACGGCGTCGGACGCCTGCTCGGGACCGACGGTCAGGACTGTGACCTCACCGTCACCGGCCTCGATGACCTGGAGCGCCTGCTCGACCGCGTACTCGTCAAGCTCCGAGAGCAGACCGTCGACACCGACGCGGTCGACGGTGTTATCGGCGCTGAAGGTCCGGTCTGCGGTCGCATCCGGTACGTATTTCACAGCGACAACGATTTTGGTCACGAGGACCCTCCTGTGATTCTGGGGCGCGACGACCAAACAGTCGCCACGGCAGTCTCTGGACTGTGCAAGAGCCACCATCCCACGCCAATCGGCGGCGAGACGACGCGGCTCTTCGTCACCTGAATGTTACCTACAGGTAGCAATTCGGGCGACAGATCGGGGGCATGGGGTAGGTCACACCCTCGACGTCAGTCCTCGATCCGGGAGCGCAGGAACGACTGGGCGAACAGACCGACCAGCAGATAGCCCATCGAGCCGAGTCCCCATGCCACCAGCGCCTCCTTGTCGTCGGCGTTGGCGCCCGTGAAGGTGAAGACGTCACGCAACGGCCCCACCAGCGCGTCGGCGATCGACGACAACGCGTCGTACGCCGCGTTGTTCTCCCCCGCCCCTATAGCAACCATCAGGGCACCCACGGCGAGGGTGACCGAGCAGATGAGTCCGATGGCTCCGAGCGCGGCCGCAGTCGCCGCGATCGCCCGGCGAGCACCGGATGACCGATCGGGGTCACCCGTCGCGGTCTGCACTCCGGCGGCCTTCTGTCGGCGACGCTCTGCGAACGAAACCTTGGGCTCACGGGGAGGCTCGACGATCCGGTCCGGACGCTTGTTGGCCCGCTGCGCCACCTTCTCGCTACGGGCAGCCTCCTTCGCGTCGGCACGCTCCAGACGGGCCGACTCCTTCGCCTCCCGATGCTCCCGGCGGGCCGCCAGCTTGGCATTGGCCGCCTGAGCCTTGGCGCTCTTGCCCCCGAGATCGAGGGCCTCGCGACGTTCCCGCTCGTCGCCCTCCTCGATGGACTTCTCATCATCGGGCTCGGGATCGGGCTCGGGCTCGGGTTCGGTGCTGTCCTGTTCGAGCTCGAGCTCCGCCGCGTCCTGGACCGTCTCGACCTCAGTGACGGGCTTGGGCGACTCCACGGACTCTTCTTCGGCCGCCACATCAACCGGCTCCAGCTCCCGGTCATGCTTCTGGGCGGTGTGAGTGTCGACCTGGGCGGCGCGGGCTGCCGAGCGGGCCGCCGCGGCCTGCGCCCTGGCGTCGTTGCGCTCGGCCCTGGCCTGTTGCTTGGCCTCGGTCTTCGCCGCGGCGGTCGCCCGTCGCGCGTCGCGCGCGTCCTGGCGGTGCTGCCGTCCAGGCTCGACACCATCGCGCCCAAGATCCTCGGACAACGCTGTCTCGTCTGCGGCCGACACCTCGGCGATCTGGGTCAGCTCGACGTCAGCAGCCACGGCGTCGGCCCGCTCCTGGGCCCGTGCGACGGTCGCCAGCTCGCGGGTCTCCTCGCGCTCTCGCCGGGCCTCTGCTTTGGCATCCAGCTTGGCCTGCTTGGCGTCGGCCTTCTGCTGCTCGCGTGCGGCCTTGGCCTCGTCACGTCCACGACGCGCCTCGGCCTTCGCTGCGGCCTTGAGCTCGCGGTGATCGCTGCTGGTGACCTCGGGTGCGATCGAGGTCTCCACGGTCGCCGTCGCTTCGTGCGTAACGGGCACGTCCGCGGGATCTGGATCGACCAGGTCGTGGCCGAACTCCTCGGACGTGGCATCGTGCTCGCGGCGTGAGGGCGCCGCATCGTCGGCCTCGAGGCCGGCGACGATGGACCCTGCGGTCAGGAAACTACTTGCGGCGGACGACTCTTTTTTTGATCTTGGGGGCGACTGCCCCAGAGTCGTCATTCACCTCCTCGGGCGAATGATCCAAGGTTTCCTCGATGTCTGGTGCCTCATCGACATACTCGTCGACCAGTGGAGCAGGCATCGTCAACGGCGTGGACGCCGATGTGTGATTGGCCATCACGATGTGCTCCTGGGCGACCCGCTCGGCCTCGGCCTCGGCAGCAGCGACCCACTCCAGCGCGGTGCGCTCGGCCTCCTGCAGTTTCTCCTCGGCGGCCGAACGCGCCGCGGCGACAGCCTGGCTGAGCCGCTCCTGGGCGTCCCGCTTGGACTGCACGGTGACCCGCTCGGCCTCGGCCTGGGCCGCGGCGACACGTTCACGGGCATCCTGCTCGGACCTGTCCGCGACTCGGCGGGCCTCGGCCTGCGCCTGGGCAATCCGCTCCGCAGCATCCTTCTCGGCCTGGGCGACCTTGCGCTCAGCGTCGAGCCGCGCAGCCTCCACGTCGGCGGCAAGCTTGCGCTCAGCCTGCTCGCGCGCCTCACCGGCCAGGCGCGCAGCGTCGTTGGCATCCGCCGCGACCCGTTCCGCCTCGGCCTGGGCCGCGCGGATCTTGTCGGCAGCCATGCGCTCAGCGTCGGCGAGCTTGGCAGCGGCCTCGGCGCGCTCGGCCTCCGCCTCCTTCGCAAGCTTGTCAGCCTCTTCGTTGGCCCGGTCGACAAGCGCCTTGGCCTCATCGCGCTCACGTGCCAGCTCGGCTGCCGCCTCGTCGTGACGCTGGGCTGCCTCCGCGGCCAGACGATCAGCCTGCACCTTGGCCGCGACGAGCTTTTCCTCGGCGGCGCGCTCGGCGTCGGACACCCGCACGGCGATCGCCACCCGTTCGGCGGCGGTCTCCTGGGCGTACTTCTCGGCCTCGGCCTTGGCCGCCGCGACGTGGCTGCGCGCGGACTCCTCGGCCTCCCGGATGGTCTGCTCGGCCTGCGCCTTGACCTCGACCAGACGCGCGTCGGCCTCCTCGCGCTCCTTGGTGAGCTGAGCGAGCGCGGCCTCACGATCTGCAGCGGCCTCGGCGGCGACCTTCTCGGCCTCGGCCCGCGCAGACGCGACATGGCCCGCCGAGGTCTGCTCCGCCTCGGCAACGATGCGCTCTGACTGCGCCTTGACGTCGGCGAGACGGGCATCGGCAGCTTCGCGTTCCTTGGCCAGCTGTGTGAGCGCGGCCTCTCGATCCGCAGCGGCCTGCGCAGCGACCTTCTCGG includes these proteins:
- a CDS encoding electron transfer flavoprotein subunit alpha/FixB family protein translates to MTEVLVLIDAPDGKVTKPSLELLTIARRIGEPSAVVFGSADNGVLAEYGAEKIYTYDDAVYTDFLVAPKAEALAQLVADKSPAAVLVGASAEGKEISARVALKTESGWIGDAVDVQVDGGTITTTQSVFAGNFTVKAQSTQGAPVITVKPNSTTPEAVAGAGAVEAVTADVSDVAKTAKITSSKVKEASGRPELTEAAIVVSGGRGTGGDFTEVEAFADSLGAAVGASRAAVDSGWYPHSFQVGQTGKTVSPQLYVANGISGAIQHRAGMQTSKTIIAVNKDDEAPIFELVDFGVVGDLKAVLPQATEEIKKRKG
- a CDS encoding electron transfer flavoprotein subunit beta/FixA family protein, coding for MTKIVVAVKYVPDATADRTFSADNTVDRVGVDGLLSELDEYAVEQALQVIEAGDGEVTVLTVGPEQASDAVRKALQMGAHAGVHVQDDAIHGSDAFATSLVLAEAIKKLDYDLVFFGMASTDAGLGVVPTLVAERLGVPAVTYASEITVDGDTVKIRRDGDVATQDIEASGKLVVSVTDQTGEARYPSFKGIMAAKKKDVQEWTLSDLGLDAGSVGLDNAWTKVESFEPRPPRTAGEIVTDEGDGGAKLVEFLTAKKFV